Proteins encoded together in one Alphaproteobacteria bacterium window:
- a CDS encoding transglycosylase SLT domain-containing protein, whose amino-acid sequence MGAYEDYLAQAEYEDYLRQAQAEEPSVISNPKRIPETPRKEPTPYQLGPDYNQSVGQNAWKGIEDSPDAGYQLGSDVVGLTAAPQEDVSGALSRGLRAGLGSGLLGNVPSNIYDAFTKSPERGLRTVGGMAAGTAGAEALGAAGAAGGTLIWPGVGTVAGGLAGGALGFGGGLLGFDMTTDALTGSTDGIKQSLLDWYNGKGKSIDQYQKDLAYNSSQAIPFGMAHSAVTRGVPATYRKITEPFSTDRAQARVYNDLNAAEPGFADKVDPAYEAAKQAGNSLVEGYSLPELLNSDPLKRMFRSAASDGLNAQNAYGNFERARADTNLKYLNNIPGPDAAPLADAINLADTSVRADRAASQAAADAAIKERTSQTTSDITSKQAATDAQIAMSQKEIADRLDAAAAAREAAQGQVQESLLSFPEEIDPTVGGALVRQTIKEAKSSDLANVSRQIKSAGNGLVPPMAAKEVIATDAPNYFRDMGSAPNEALSSVIADLSREGESSLLLDAKGKPSVSEIPYTIQNIQDLLSRLGKVKGDRASVAVATKLADALKIDLLMAVDSGTITKGDYGRLMEGRAARLEVGKTFENSQVPAKAILKVQPGNAEPVIPNEGVLDLYIPLDTNMRAKVTIQNYKKIVGSSDAALDPLYRRAVDSFRRFAVREGGLVDAKAASKWISDRSIFLNEVPALKNLLTDTQARQQFLGSKIAEEVQAKVAAKQAEIETRKLKATSDKEVAQIAKDGEAEIAAIQKQNARTQKEIDESAAQYLLGDRDLHKVIPAILRAPDSLKQIRDTAHFLKARDPRAATGLFRGIVDYLINEYSPSVRAAQEKLKSGTQLPGDVTAGHLANQIDNIGPILQELKNAGAATESQIQNLMFLEDSLRSQYSIGKAKALSGKAGSNTASDLTVIGEMGRMAGEGYLRGTISQLPGGKFIVAVLEPLLRKMPAEKYKAAMLEANFNPRVARDFRNKATAKNVQRTAMEVFKDELSSAGLGLERLPVANADAKRNLTINKAHEATAKAVFPNVDDIRNPKAPGKLEKTSFNLDKLNPFTASTAEASDNLTIDDINRANADMTRGRGLSAETRARISVESNGNPDAISPKGAQGLSQLMPATGRWIGQQLNEPYQPLTKNMTAEQRQASIEQNIRFGDWYFRKLEEDFKDKTLARAAYNAGPARIRAAMKAAGTRDVNTILRSLPKGVQKETLPYVDKIAQRYGRG is encoded by the coding sequence ATGGGTGCTTACGAAGATTATTTAGCACAGGCCGAGTACGAGGACTATTTAAGGCAAGCCCAGGCGGAAGAACCCTCAGTCATCTCTAATCCAAAAAGAATACCGGAAACCCCAAGGAAAGAACCGACGCCATATCAGCTAGGCCCAGACTACAACCAGTCAGTTGGCCAGAATGCCTGGAAGGGAATTGAAGACTCTCCCGATGCAGGATACCAGCTAGGATCTGATGTGGTTGGACTAACCGCTGCTCCACAGGAGGATGTTAGTGGGGCATTAAGCAGGGGCCTTAGGGCTGGGCTGGGTAGCGGATTACTAGGAAATGTTCCATCCAATATATACGACGCATTTACAAAGAGCCCAGAGCGCGGGCTTCGCACTGTTGGCGGTATGGCGGCTGGAACTGCCGGGGCGGAAGCTCTAGGCGCTGCCGGGGCTGCCGGGGGCACTCTGATTTGGCCCGGAGTCGGCACCGTAGCTGGTGGCCTAGCTGGAGGAGCACTAGGCTTTGGTGGCGGGCTACTTGGATTTGACATGACCACAGATGCCTTAACGGGCAGCACGGATGGAATAAAGCAAAGTCTCCTAGACTGGTATAATGGCAAGGGGAAGAGCATTGATCAGTATCAAAAAGATCTCGCATATAACTCCTCTCAGGCCATCCCGTTTGGAATGGCTCACTCGGCAGTGACGCGGGGCGTTCCTGCTACTTATAGAAAAATCACGGAGCCATTTTCTACGGATAGAGCTCAGGCTAGAGTTTATAACGATCTTAACGCCGCCGAGCCAGGATTCGCTGATAAAGTTGACCCAGCTTATGAAGCCGCTAAGCAAGCAGGGAATTCGCTTGTTGAGGGCTACTCTCTTCCTGAACTCTTAAATAGCGATCCACTTAAAAGAATGTTCCGCAGTGCCGCGAGTGATGGCCTCAACGCTCAAAACGCATACGGAAACTTTGAGCGAGCCAGGGCTGACACTAATCTTAAATACTTAAACAATATTCCGGGGCCAGACGCCGCCCCACTCGCTGACGCAATTAACCTTGCAGATACTAGCGTAAGGGCCGACAGAGCCGCCTCTCAAGCCGCCGCTGATGCCGCAATTAAGGAGAGAACATCCCAAACGACAAGTGACATAACCAGTAAGCAAGCCGCTACCGATGCTCAAATTGCAATGTCGCAAAAAGAAATAGCAGATAGGCTTGACGCTGCTGCGGCTGCGCGGGAAGCCGCTCAGGGGCAAGTGCAAGAATCTCTGCTCTCGTTTCCTGAAGAAATAGATCCAACCGTAGGCGGAGCTCTAGTTAGGCAAACAATCAAAGAGGCTAAGAGTAGCGACTTAGCTAATGTTAGTCGCCAAATAAAGAGCGCTGGAAACGGACTAGTCCCGCCAATGGCGGCCAAGGAGGTAATAGCTACCGATGCTCCAAACTACTTTAGAGATATGGGATCAGCTCCAAACGAAGCCCTGTCTAGCGTTATTGCTGATCTAAGTAGGGAGGGGGAATCTTCCCTGCTCCTTGATGCCAAGGGGAAACCTAGCGTCTCTGAGATTCCATACACAATCCAAAATATACAAGACCTCCTGAGTCGACTTGGAAAGGTAAAGGGCGACCGTGCTAGCGTTGCCGTAGCCACAAAACTTGCTGATGCCCTAAAGATAGATCTTCTTATGGCTGTGGACTCTGGAACAATCACTAAGGGTGATTATGGTAGGTTGATGGAGGGGCGAGCCGCTAGATTAGAAGTCGGAAAGACTTTTGAAAATTCCCAAGTGCCAGCGAAAGCAATATTAAAAGTTCAGCCAGGAAACGCTGAACCAGTTATTCCAAATGAAGGAGTGCTGGATTTATATATTCCTCTTGATACCAACATGAGGGCTAAGGTTACGATTCAGAACTACAAGAAAATTGTAGGTTCCTCTGACGCCGCACTCGACCCTCTTTATAGAAGGGCCGTCGACTCTTTTAGAAGATTTGCGGTTAGGGAAGGTGGCTTAGTTGATGCTAAGGCTGCGAGTAAGTGGATCTCAGATCGATCTATTTTCCTAAATGAAGTTCCTGCCCTAAAAAACCTCCTAACGGACACTCAAGCTAGACAGCAGTTTCTAGGATCTAAAATCGCAGAAGAAGTTCAGGCTAAGGTCGCGGCAAAACAAGCCGAGATAGAGACTCGAAAACTAAAAGCTACGAGCGACAAAGAAGTAGCCCAGATAGCTAAGGACGGTGAGGCTGAAATAGCAGCCATTCAAAAACAAAACGCGAGAACTCAAAAAGAAATAGACGAGTCAGCCGCTCAGTATTTGTTAGGGGATAGGGATTTACATAAAGTAATCCCAGCTATTCTAAGAGCGCCAGACTCTCTTAAGCAAATAAGAGACACGGCGCATTTCTTAAAAGCAAGAGATCCAAGGGCCGCTACTGGTCTTTTCCGTGGAATAGTTGATTACTTAATCAACGAGTATTCACCTTCAGTCAGAGCCGCTCAGGAAAAATTGAAATCAGGGACTCAGCTTCCTGGGGATGTCACCGCAGGGCACCTAGCAAACCAGATCGATAACATTGGCCCTATCTTACAGGAGCTTAAAAACGCTGGAGCCGCCACCGAATCACAAATTCAGAATCTAATGTTCCTAGAGGATAGTCTCCGTAGCCAGTATAGCATTGGAAAAGCAAAGGCCCTTAGCGGAAAGGCTGGATCTAACACAGCATCAGATCTCACCGTAATTGGGGAAATGGGGCGAATGGCTGGAGAGGGCTATTTAAGAGGTACTATAAGCCAGCTTCCTGGTGGTAAATTCATCGTCGCGGTACTAGAGCCACTTCTTAGAAAAATGCCAGCCGAGAAATACAAAGCGGCAATGCTTGAGGCTAATTTCAATCCTAGAGTTGCCAGGGATTTTAGGAATAAGGCCACGGCTAAGAACGTGCAGCGCACTGCCATGGAGGTTTTTAAGGACGAACTTAGCTCTGCGGGCCTCGGCCTTGAACGGCTACCAGTTGCGAATGCCGACGCCAAGCGGAACCTAACCATAAATAAAGCTCATGAGGCCACCGCGAAAGCTGTATTCCCAAATGTAGATGACATCAGGAATCCAAAGGCTCCAGGCAAGCTTGAGAAAACTAGCTTCAACCTGGATAAACTTAACCCGTTTACTGCTAGCACCGCAGAGGCCAGCGATAACCTAACCATTGACGACATAAACAGAGCCAATGCCGATATGACCCGTGGGCGCGGATTGAGCGCAGAGACGAGGGCTAGGATATCTGTTGAGTCTAATGGCAACCCTGATGCCATTTCTCCAAAGGGAGCTCAAGGGCTAAGTCAGTTAATGCCAGCCACGGGCCGCTGGATTGGGCAGCAGCTTAATGAACCATACCAGCCGCTCACAAAAAACATGACGGCAGAGCAGCGCCAGGCATCAATTGAGCAAAACATCAGGTTTGGAGATTGGTATTTTAGAAAGCTAGAAGAAGACTTTAAGGATAAGACTCTAGCCAGGGCCGCCTACAATGCTGGGCCAGCCAGGATAAGGGCAGCCATGAAGGCCGCAGGAACTAGGGATGTTAATACTATTCTGCGTAGCCTACCAAAAGGAGTTCAAAAGGAAACTCTCCCTTATGTTGATAAGATTGCTCAGCGGTATGGCAGGGGGTGA
- a CDS encoding lytic transglycosylase domain-containing protein, protein MIDAAMWGKIISAVIKVESGGNAGAVSPAGAKGLMQLMDATGKEVLRDLGFEEEEYNPFNEKQNILLGSTYLKKLYGMFGDLRLAFAAYNAGMGRVSRLCMAHGDYYNDIRDHLPAETKNYVEKIQSELHQMGVFL, encoded by the coding sequence ATGATCGATGCGGCCATGTGGGGAAAAATTATAAGCGCAGTTATTAAGGTGGAGTCTGGCGGTAACGCGGGGGCTGTTTCCCCCGCTGGCGCAAAGGGCCTAATGCAGCTAATGGACGCAACCGGAAAGGAGGTGCTTAGGGACTTAGGCTTTGAAGAAGAGGAGTATAATCCATTCAACGAAAAGCAAAACATCTTGCTAGGCTCAACCTACCTTAAGAAGCTTTACGGAATGTTCGGCGATTTGCGCCTTGCATTTGCGGCTTATAACGCCGGGATGGGAAGAGTATCGAGACTATGCATGGCGCATGGAGATTACTATAACGACATTAGGGATCACCTCCCAGCCGAGACTAAAAATTACGTTGAAAAAATTCAGTCAGAACTACACCAAATGGGGGTCTTTCTATGA